The Actinomycetota bacterium genome contains the following window.
GAGCAGTAGCCAATGAACAAAGAACCATACTTGCCGCAATCACCCTTTTTCTTTTAATGGGCATAGCTTTAACGAGTGTGGCCAGCGCCACTTACATCATGGTCAAGCAGATTCATTTCTCTCGTGTTCTTTCCGACAGCATGAAGCCTGAATTTAAGCGCGGAGATTTACTGCTAGTTAAGCCAGTCGACAGACTTTCGTTAGAAAAAGGTGACATTGCAGTGTTGCCTATTCTTGGGGAGCCAGGATCTCAGTTTGCGCACCGAATCATTAATGTTGAGCGAACCAACAACACAGTTCAGGTGCAAACTAAGGGAGACGCTAATCCAGTTATTGATCCATGGAAGTTAACAATTACTTCCCGGAAGGTGCCAGTGGTTGTTAGCAGCATTCCAGCAAGTATTGTGCCGTTAGTTTCGCTAAATCGTTATGTGCTGACGGGCCTCTTTGCGCTTCTCTGTTTGCTCTTTATATCGCTTTTGACTCCACGCAGAATGCGAGAACCCGAGTCTGACTAAAGGGCAGAGCACAAAAGGGGGCTAAATGGCTATTAATCAAAAAGGTGCCAATGGATTAATAGCGGAATACAAATCGGCAGCTGTTTTAAATCTTCTGCTAGCCAATGATGGTTTTGAACTGGCTACAAATCAGTCGGAACTGGAAGCCAATCTAGCTGCTGCAATTGCCAGGGTAGGAAATGAATTAACTACTTCGCAGATTGAACGAGCACTTAAGCAGGGTGAGGCTTCGGCCGTCTACATTTTTGAACAGTTAACCTCAGACCCGAGGGCAATTGGATTAGAAGACTTCCATCTCAATCGTTCCACGGACGTAATTAAGGTGTCAACGGTGGGAAATGAAACAAATAGTGGAGACCCGACCGACCTCATAATTGAAATTCACCGAAATTCAATTCTCACAACATTAGCGATCAGTCTCAAAGCGTACAAAGGTCCTGAATCAAGTCTTGGCAGTAAGTCATCTCGGGCGACCTTGTGTCGGATGTTCTTGAATTCTGAATCGGTCTCGGACGAGGAATTCATTGCCTTCTTTGGCGACAAAGGTGCAAGCTTCTTGAAGGAGTTAAAGAAGTTTAAGCAGACTGCTGACGATTTCTACAACTCGTACCTTAGCAAGCCATTTCTAGACGCCTACGAGGCAAGAAAAGGAACCCGAAAGGTAAACAACCCGCTTAGAAGAAAAGAAGTCGGCGATTACTTTATTGCATTGCACGGATACAAGCCTGAACATCGCTTAGCGGAGCTTTACGTGGATTTATTTAATTATGGCAAAACTGTAATTGATACCGGTGGAGAACATGCTGAAGTATTCATTTCTGCGCTTCGATTCATTCTTGGCAATCCCGAAATGCTCGTCATAGATGTAATTGCTAATGAGCAGGGTGAGATTATCGAGATTCACAACAGCTTGGATCATCCGGTTTATCAGGCTTTCAATAAAGTCTTAAATCCAGGAGTTGAATTGCTCTTAAAATACAAGCCTGGTAGTTCAATCATCAACGTTACTCTAAAAAATAAATCAGTAGTATTTAATAATTTATCACTCGCCATGTGGAAAGACGGAACACTGCAATATAAGCTGAATGCCAAGGACATTAAGTGAAGAGACAAGTTGAAAAAGAGCAGTATTTCACCTCAAATGAACTGGCGAAAAAATGCATTTCTTTAGTTGACTCAAGATTTGGGCTAACCCATTTTGACCTAATTATCGAACCGAGTGCGGGTGATGGCGCTTTTCTAAACTCTCTTCCAACCGATAGGTCTATTGGCATTGATATAGATCCACAGAATCCTCAAATAATTAAGGGAGATTTTCTTGAATGGGCTCCCGAAACAAGAATGAGCAAGCAGCGAATATTGACTATTGGCAATCCTCCATTTGGTGCGCGAGCAGCAGTTGCCGTGAAGTTCATGAATCATGCAGCTTCGTTTTCGGATGTCATAGCATTCATCTTGCCTATGAGTTTTAATAAGTACACATTTCAAGATCGAATTTCACCTATGTTTCATCTAGTGGAATCCTTCAACTGTTCAGATTCATTTCGCACACCGAGCGGTCAGACTAAGGTCAACACTGTCTTTCAGATCTGGGAACTTAAGAATGAACCCCGGGAGAAAACTAGACGGAAAAATGAACATCCTCATTTTCAAATGAAGCATGCTCACCTTTCTAGGGTTTCCGAAATAGAGATGGCTAATCTCAGGGAAAATCATGAGTTTGCCATCGCACAGGTTGGCTCTAATTTTGAACCAAAAGATCCTTGGCAACTAACACAAGGAAGCTATTGGTTCATTTCTCCCAAGGTACCTGAAGTTCGCCAACGCTTTAGCCGCCTTGACTTTAGTTCCCTTAGTGGCATGAATGTGGCACACATGAGTCTGGCTAAGTCCGACATTATCGAAGCCTACGACAAAGTCCTTCGAGATGATGGGGCTACTATTACAGAGCAACAGACTCCTGAAGAGTCCCTCTTTCCACTATGAGCTGGCATGTCCAACTCTGGCCACTTGATGTTCATTCTCACGGTTAACCGGCAAGAAAAATCGACTTCTAAAATTCAGATTATGTCTACTTCTATGTCCAGTATTTGACAATTCGGTCGTGCACTTGAATTTCGAATCGAGACATCCAAACCTAGCGCCCCTATGATTTTGGTGAGATCCATAACCGAGTCAATTGAATTTTGTGACTTCGCAATTGCTCGAAGAATTCTGCCTTTAGTTGCCTTGTTGTGATGTGAAACAACTTTTGGCGGCCCAGATGGCATGCGTTGCAGAATTTTTGGGGCAAAACCGAATCAGCGGACAGTCGATACGCAGGAATTGCATCAGCTAGCGAAATTAACCCAAAGAGAGCGGACTGCACAAAGGTCAGGTCACAAATTTTCTGCAGTTGCGTCTGGGTTAGCGAACTTGGATCAAGCGCTTCGTAGAGCACGCCAGTGTAAATCTGCCATGCCCGAGCGGTACCCATGCTAAACAATTGCTGATTGCGCTCCAATTCAAAATCCTGCTTAGCACTGAGTCCTAAAATCTCTCTGGCCTTTTTCGGCGGTCCAGCACTCACCTTTTGTAGCTGGTTGGTCAAGATTTCGCGCTTGGCAGTTAATGTCGGGTGGGCCAGGCTAGTCAGCCGCAATTTCGGGCCAGAATCCGATGATTTCTTGGTTTCAGAAGGGGGTAAAAGTACAACTGTCATGGTGATTGCCAAATATACGCTGATAGTGGGAATACTTCTTGTTGTGCAAGTAGTTGAAAGTTGAA
Protein-coding sequences here:
- a CDS encoding signal peptidase I: MYRSKTKTRLGRRAVANEQRTILAAITLFLLMGIALTSVASATYIMVKQIHFSRVLSDSMKPEFKRGDLLLVKPVDRLSLEKGDIAVLPILGEPGSQFAHRIINVERTNNTVQVQTKGDANPVIDPWKLTITSRKVPVVVSSIPASIVPLVSLNRYVLTGLFALLCLLFISLLTPRRMREPESD
- the yaaA gene encoding peroxide stress protein YaaA, translated to MTVVLLPPSETKKSSDSGPKLRLTSLAHPTLTAKREILTNQLQKVSAGPPKKAREILGLSAKQDFELERNQQLFSMGTARAWQIYTGVLYEALDPSSLTQTQLQKICDLTFVQSALFGLISLADAIPAYRLSADSVLPQKFCNACHLGRQKLFHITTRQLKAEFFEQLRSHKIQLTRLWISPKS